A region of Sulfurimonas sp. DNA encodes the following proteins:
- a CDS encoding 50S ribosomal protein L25/general stress protein Ctc yields the protein MLEGIIRESIGKKGTKALRRDGYLIANIYGKGLENINAAFKMNEYVRAVRNKDTLAFAIKVDGKELSVVVQSYESQAVTGKLLHVDLMVAQPGVLTTYNIPIVTVGEAIGTKNKGLVHMAKSRVTVKAAVENIPNSIEIDISTMDTGHSRLVRDLEAIDNVTFLDSDRVALISIIKAK from the coding sequence ATGTTAGAAGGCATAATTAGAGAGAGTATTGGCAAGAAGGGCACAAAAGCACTTCGTCGTGATGGATATCTAATTGCAAACATATACGGAAAAGGGCTTGAAAATATCAATGCTGCATTCAAAATGAATGAATATGTCCGTGCTGTTCGCAACAAAGATACTTTAGCGTTTGCTATCAAGGTAGATGGCAAAGAGTTGAGCGTTGTAGTTCAATCATATGAGTCACAAGCAGTAACTGGAAAGCTTTTGCATGTTGATTTAATGGTAGCCCAACCTGGTGTCTTGACAACCTACAATATTCCTATTGTAACAGTTGGTGAAGCGATAGGGACTAAAAATAAAGGTCTTGTACATATGGCAAAGTCTCGCGTAACTGTAAAAGCAGCTGTTGAAAATATTCCAAATAGTATAGAAATTGATATTTCTACAATGGATACGGGTCATTCTAGACTTGTTCGTGATTTAGAAGCTATTGATAATGTTACTTTCTTAGATTCTGATCGCGTAGCATTAATAAGTATTATTAAAGCTAAATAG
- the pth gene encoding aminoacyl-tRNA hydrolase has translation MLIVGLGNPGATYANNRHNIGFMVIDELILRQNAQKLSSSSFNGELFKFKNHFLLKPLTFMNLSGNSILTVKKFYKIEEVVVIHDDLDLPFGTLRFKLGGGHGGHNGLKSTDEKISREYKRVRLGIGKPEHKGEVSSYVLGDFSIKEKEHLRDLISITCEAVESLLEYSLEDVSSKYTIKKFQLK, from the coding sequence ATGCTTATAGTCGGTCTAGGTAATCCTGGAGCGACTTATGCGAATAATCGTCATAATATAGGCTTTATGGTTATAGATGAGCTTATTTTAAGACAAAATGCTCAAAAATTATCTTCATCATCATTTAATGGTGAACTTTTCAAGTTTAAAAATCATTTTTTATTAAAACCACTTACTTTTATGAATCTATCTGGAAACTCAATTTTGACAGTTAAAAAGTTTTATAAAATCGAAGAAGTTGTTGTAATACATGATGATTTAGACTTACCATTTGGGACATTGCGCTTTAAGTTGGGTGGTGGACATGGTGGACATAACGGCTTGAAATCTACAGATGAAAAAATATCAAGAGAGTACAAAAGAGTAAGATTAGGAATAGGGAAACCAGAGCATAAAGGAGAGGTTTCTTCTTATGTTTTAGGGGATTTCAGCATTAAAGAAAAAGAGCATTTACGCGATTTAATTTCTATTACATGCGAAGCAGTTGAGAGTCTTTTAGA